A window from Pseudomonas frederiksbergensis encodes these proteins:
- a CDS encoding ParA family protein: protein MRVWAVANQKGGVGKTTSSIALAGLLAEAGKRVVVVDLDPHGSMTSYFGYDPDSLEHSSYDLFLHKGSVPQGLPGQLLLPTSHESISLLPSSTALATLERQSPGQSGLGLVIAKSLAQLWQDFDYAVIDSPPLLGVLMVNALAASQQLVIPVQTEHLAVKGLERMVNTLAMINRSRKQALPFSIVPTLFDRRTQASLSTLRVLRDKYPEEIWQGYIPVDTRLRDASRAGVTPSQFDGKSRGVLAYRALLKHLLAAQLVPTVA, encoded by the coding sequence ATGAGAGTCTGGGCCGTTGCCAATCAAAAGGGTGGTGTTGGTAAAACCACTTCCTCTATCGCTTTAGCCGGTTTACTGGCCGAGGCGGGCAAGCGCGTGGTCGTGGTCGATCTCGACCCCCACGGCTCCATGACCAGCTACTTCGGTTACGACCCCGACAGTCTGGAACACAGCAGCTACGACCTGTTCCTGCACAAGGGCAGTGTGCCGCAAGGTTTGCCCGGTCAGTTGCTGTTGCCCACCAGCCACGAAAGTATTTCCCTGCTGCCATCAAGCACCGCACTCGCTACCCTCGAGCGCCAGTCGCCGGGACAGAGCGGCTTGGGCCTGGTGATTGCCAAGAGCCTGGCGCAACTTTGGCAGGACTTCGATTACGCCGTGATCGACAGCCCGCCGTTGCTTGGCGTGCTGATGGTCAATGCCTTGGCGGCGAGCCAGCAATTGGTCATTCCGGTGCAGACTGAACACCTGGCGGTCAAAGGCCTGGAACGCATGGTCAATACCCTGGCGATGATCAACCGTTCGCGTAAACAGGCGCTGCCGTTCAGCATCGTGCCGACCCTGTTCGACCGCCGCACGCAGGCTTCTCTCAGCACGCTGCGAGTATTGCGCGACAAGTACCCGGAAGAAATCTGGCAGGGCTACATCCCGGTCGATACCCGCTTGCGCGACGCCAGCCGTGCCGGCGTGACGCCTTCGCAGTTCGACGGCAAGAGCCGTGGGGTGCTGGCTTATCGCGCGTTGCTCAAGCATTTGCTGGCCGCACAACTTGTCCCGACGGTGGCCTGA
- a CDS encoding CheW domain-containing protein, translating to MNRPVKVTSRPQLALQSYLDSLLMEATEELPLEVEALVEVIEVVEAVEVEAALDEFQAAVLEEQARDAQKPAVVAASVAKAPVAVIETPAPLLAPVSTIAPLLQALVPPVVEVHRPPSNTPPPVETDGRPSWAAEPFECLLFDVAGLTLAVPLVCLGSIYSLAGHELTPLFGQPEWFLGILPSQAGNLKVLDTARWVMPDRYRDDFRQGLQYVISVQGYEWGLAVHQVSRSLRLDPNEIKWRSHRGQRPWLAGTVIEHMCALLDVSALAELIASGGAKHMSGSKPLHKPT from the coding sequence ATGAACCGGCCGGTGAAGGTCACCTCGCGCCCGCAACTGGCTCTCCAGTCTTATCTGGACAGCTTGCTGATGGAGGCGACTGAAGAGTTGCCGCTGGAAGTCGAAGCACTGGTTGAAGTCATTGAGGTTGTCGAAGCGGTCGAAGTTGAAGCGGCGCTGGACGAGTTCCAGGCAGCGGTTCTTGAAGAGCAGGCTCGCGATGCGCAGAAACCCGCCGTGGTTGCGGCGTCGGTGGCGAAAGCACCGGTAGCCGTGATCGAAACACCAGCGCCGCTTCTCGCGCCGGTCTCGACCATCGCACCGCTGCTGCAAGCCTTGGTGCCACCGGTGGTCGAAGTCCACCGGCCACCGAGCAATACGCCGCCACCCGTGGAAACCGATGGTCGCCCGTCCTGGGCTGCCGAGCCGTTCGAATGCCTGTTGTTCGACGTCGCCGGGCTGACCCTGGCGGTGCCGCTGGTGTGTCTGGGTTCGATTTATTCGTTGGCCGGCCACGAGCTGACACCGCTGTTCGGTCAGCCGGAATGGTTCCTCGGGATCCTGCCGAGCCAGGCCGGCAACCTGAAAGTATTGGACACCGCGCGTTGGGTCATGCCCGACCGTTACCGCGACGATTTCCGTCAGGGCCTGCAATACGTTATTTCGGTTCAGGGCTACGAATGGGGGCTGGCGGTGCATCAGGTCAGCCGCTCGTTGCGCCTGGACCCGAACGAAATCAAATGGAGAAGTCACCGAGGTCAGCGGCCATGGCTCGCCGGCACGGTGATTGAGCACATGTGTGCGCTGCTGGACGTTTCCGCCCTGGCCGAGTTGATCGCCAGCGGCGGGGCAAAGCACATGAGCGGCAGCAAGCCGCTACACAAACCGACATAG
- a CDS encoding chemotaxis protein CheW produces the protein MSNQATNAKGSEDPILQWVTFKLDNETYGINVMRVQEVLRYTEIAPVPGAPSYVLGIINLRGNVVTVIDTRQRFGLMNAEISDNTRIVIIEADKQVVGIMVDSVAEVVYLRQSEIETAPNVGNEESAKFIQGVCNKNNELLILVELDKMMSEEEWSDLENI, from the coding sequence ATGAGTAATCAAGCGACGAATGCAAAAGGTTCTGAAGATCCGATCCTGCAATGGGTAACCTTCAAACTGGACAATGAAACCTACGGCATCAACGTGATGCGCGTTCAGGAAGTCCTGCGTTACACCGAGATCGCCCCGGTCCCGGGTGCCCCGAGCTACGTGCTGGGCATCATCAACCTGCGCGGCAACGTGGTCACCGTGATCGACACCCGCCAGCGCTTCGGCCTGATGAATGCCGAGATCAGCGACAACACCCGAATCGTCATCATCGAAGCCGACAAGCAAGTGGTCGGGATCATGGTCGATAGCGTGGCCGAAGTGGTTTACCTGCGTCAGTCGGAAATCGAGACCGCGCCGAACGTCGGTAACGAAGAATCCGCCAAGTTCATTCAGGGCGTGTGCAACAAGAACAACGAATTGCTGATCCTGGTCGAGCTGGACAAGATGATGAGCGAAGAAGAATGGTCGGACCTGGAGAACATCTGA
- a CDS encoding DUF2802 domain-containing protein has translation MILEVAVIVLFLFWAGTLAMFLAYIRGQRLIAAQQAQGDALRDQRIKDLARRVEDYQSGNVRMGEDLHELRAVVGPLPDKLAQLEQRDPSSLSFAQAAKLVGMGASVDELTQSCGLTQAEAELMSKLHKN, from the coding sequence TTGATTCTTGAGGTTGCGGTCATTGTCCTGTTCCTCTTTTGGGCAGGCACGCTGGCGATGTTTCTGGCGTACATACGAGGCCAACGACTGATCGCTGCGCAACAGGCCCAGGGCGATGCGCTGCGCGATCAGCGCATCAAGGACCTGGCCCGGCGTGTCGAGGACTACCAAAGCGGCAATGTGCGCATGGGTGAAGACCTGCACGAACTGCGCGCGGTGGTTGGCCCGTTGCCGGACAAACTGGCTCAACTGGAACAGCGCGATCCGTCGAGCCTGTCGTTTGCCCAGGCGGCAAAACTGGTCGGTATGGGTGCGAGCGTCGATGAACTGACTCAGTCCTGCGGCTTGACCCAGGCTGAGGCGGAGTTGATGAGTAAGTTGCACAAGAACTGA
- a CDS encoding EscU/YscU/HrcU family type III secretion system export apparatus switch protein gives MKNPNTPRQAVALKYDGSHAPTLTAKGDEALAEAILKIARECEVPIYENPELVKLLARMELGESIPEELYRTIAEIIAFAWNLKGKFPAGHDPDTPMVEKDITDPGDDY, from the coding sequence ATGAAAAACCCCAACACCCCGCGCCAGGCCGTCGCCCTCAAATACGACGGCAGCCACGCCCCTACCCTCACGGCCAAAGGTGACGAAGCACTGGCCGAAGCCATCCTGAAGATTGCCCGCGAATGCGAGGTGCCGATCTACGAGAACCCCGAGTTGGTGAAACTGCTGGCGCGGATGGAATTGGGGGAGAGTATTCCGGAAGAGTTGTATCGCACGATTGCCGAGATTATTGCGTTTGCGTGGAATCTGAAGGGTAAGTTCCCGGCAGGGCATGATCCGGATACGCCGATGGTGGAGAAGGACATTACTGATCCCGGGGATGATTACTGA
- a CDS encoding flagellar hook-length control protein FliK produces MTGEMNILPLPQTTPATSRPLVVSGDLLKLLTPMEGLITAGQTAKAEVLSLKQADQTFQLLLKVTLDSGRQTTVQATSSQPLPQGTSLAITQPSASNLAVTVQQAIASSVATLTRIDTTQLPVGTLLQGKVLTSQVLPQVPGQPTVFRSMVSLLNTALSGSTLNIDSPTPLRIGTLLSALVQDTQTLKFVPLSSRQEQLAVSQQLVSQQSRQGSLDGLLKLLQNLPPSNQTSSDLRAAVDKLLAGLPDVQQLSTPKGLAQALANSGLFLEAKLLSGQNPALAADMKGDLLKLIAQLTPSLPANTNLNAIIAANTLAQAMPNFVRSALGMLGQVSAKPQPTSFPLPERLLKSLDGEGDLEHLLRLAAAAVSRLQSHQLSSLEQTGVTDDGRLMSTWQLEIPMRNLQDIVPLQVKFQREEAPEKEQQNERRDEREPKQQLWRVDLAFDMEPLGPLQIQAQLIKGSLSSQLWAERPYTASLIESHLAELRQRLLASGLNVGDLDCHLGTPPQGPQTRLEQRWVDETA; encoded by the coding sequence ATGACAGGCGAAATGAACATCCTTCCGCTCCCGCAAACCACGCCCGCGACTTCGCGACCGCTGGTGGTGAGTGGCGACCTGCTGAAGTTACTGACGCCGATGGAGGGCCTGATCACGGCCGGTCAGACCGCCAAGGCCGAAGTGCTGTCGCTCAAGCAGGCGGATCAGACCTTTCAACTGTTGCTCAAGGTCACCCTCGACAGCGGCCGTCAGACCACGGTCCAGGCCACCAGCAGCCAACCACTGCCTCAGGGCACCAGCCTGGCGATCACTCAGCCGTCGGCGAGTAATCTGGCCGTTACCGTGCAACAGGCCATCGCCTCCAGCGTCGCCACGCTCACTCGTATCGACACGACACAACTGCCCGTCGGCACCCTGCTGCAAGGCAAAGTGCTGACCTCTCAGGTGTTGCCACAGGTGCCGGGCCAGCCGACGGTGTTTCGCTCGATGGTGAGTTTGCTCAACACCGCGTTGAGCGGCAGCACCCTGAACATCGACAGCCCCACGCCCCTGCGCATCGGCACCTTGCTGAGCGCGCTGGTGCAGGACACCCAGACATTGAAGTTCGTGCCGTTGAGCAGCCGCCAGGAGCAATTGGCGGTGAGCCAACAACTGGTCAGCCAACAGAGTCGTCAAGGCTCGCTGGATGGCCTGCTCAAACTCCTGCAAAACCTGCCGCCCTCGAACCAGACGTCCAGTGACCTTCGTGCCGCCGTCGACAAGTTGCTCGCCGGCCTGCCCGATGTTCAACAACTCAGCACGCCAAAGGGGCTGGCCCAGGCACTGGCCAATAGTGGGCTGTTCCTTGAAGCCAAATTGCTCAGCGGTCAGAACCCGGCGCTGGCCGCGGACATGAAAGGTGATCTGCTCAAGCTGATCGCACAATTGACCCCAAGCCTGCCGGCCAACACCAATCTCAACGCGATCATTGCCGCCAACACCCTGGCCCAGGCCATGCCGAACTTCGTGCGCAGTGCCCTCGGCATGCTCGGTCAGGTCAGCGCCAAACCGCAGCCAACCAGCTTCCCGCTGCCCGAGCGCCTGCTCAAAAGCTTGGACGGCGAAGGCGACCTCGAGCACTTGCTGCGTTTGGCAGCCGCGGCGGTTTCACGCCTGCAAAGCCATCAACTGTCGAGCCTGGAACAGACCGGCGTCACTGACGACGGTCGGTTGATGAGCACGTGGCAACTGGAAATCCCGATGCGCAATCTGCAGGACATCGTGCCGTTGCAGGTCAAGTTCCAGCGCGAAGAAGCACCCGAGAAAGAACAACAAAACGAACGCCGCGACGAGCGCGAACCCAAACAACAATTGTGGCGAGTGGACCTGGCGTTCGACATGGAGCCCTTGGGCCCATTGCAGATTCAGGCACAACTGATCAAAGGCAGCCTGTCCAGCCAGCTCTGGGCCGAACGCCCGTACACCGCCAGCCTGATCGAAAGTCATCTGGCCGAACTGCGCCAACGACTGCTGGCGTCCGGCCTGAATGTCGGCGATCTCGATTGCCACCTCGGCACACCGCCACAAGGCCCTCAAACCCGCCTCGAACAACGCTGGGTCGACGAAACCGCATGA
- the ccmA gene encoding cytochrome c biogenesis heme-transporting ATPase CcmA → MTSPVLQTVALACERDLRLLFENLELRLASGEMLQISGPNGSGKTSLLRLLCGLMQPTAGQVLLNGQPLNEQRFELARNLLWIGHAAGIKDLLTPEENLSWLCALHQPASQEAIWQALAAVGLRGFEDVPCHTLSAGQQRRVALARLYLESPPLWILDEPFTALDKQGVAQLEEHLAAHCERGGMVVLTTHHTLTRMPAGYRDIDLGNWAV, encoded by the coding sequence TTGACCAGTCCAGTCCTGCAAACCGTTGCCCTCGCCTGTGAGCGAGACCTTCGGCTGCTCTTCGAAAATCTCGAATTGAGACTGGCCAGTGGCGAAATGTTGCAAATCAGCGGCCCCAACGGCAGCGGCAAGACCAGCCTTTTACGCCTGCTTTGCGGGCTGATGCAGCCGACTGCCGGCCAGGTGCTGCTCAACGGCCAGCCATTGAACGAGCAACGCTTTGAGCTGGCGCGCAACCTGCTGTGGATCGGCCATGCCGCCGGGATCAAGGATTTGCTGACGCCGGAAGAAAACCTGAGTTGGCTGTGCGCCTTGCATCAACCTGCCTCCCAGGAGGCGATCTGGCAAGCGCTGGCGGCTGTGGGACTGCGGGGGTTCGAGGATGTTCCTTGCCATACGCTGTCTGCCGGGCAGCAACGCCGGGTCGCGTTGGCGCGGTTGTACCTGGAAAGCCCGCCGCTATGGATCCTCGATGAGCCATTCACCGCGCTCGACAAACAAGGCGTGGCGCAACTCGAAGAACATCTGGCCGCACACTGCGAGCGCGGCGGCATGGTGGTCTTGACCACTCACCACACGCTGACCCGGATGCCGGCCGGCTATCGCGACATTGACTTGGGGAATTGGGCCGTATGA
- the ccmB gene encoding heme exporter protein CcmB, with product MSVFGLLVAREARLLFRRPAELANPLVFFAIVVSLFPLAVGPESQLLQTLSPGLVWVAALLSVLLSLDGLFRSDFEDGSLEQWVLSSHPLPLLVLAKVLAHWSFSGLALVLLAPLLALMLGLPTACLPVLLLSLLLGTPVLSLLGAVGAALTVGLKRGGLLLALLILPLYIPVLILGSGALQAALQGMPATGYLLWLGSLTALAITLTPFAIAAGLKISVGE from the coding sequence ATGAGTGTTTTCGGCCTGTTGGTCGCCCGTGAAGCCCGATTGTTGTTCCGCCGTCCGGCGGAGTTGGCCAATCCGCTCGTATTCTTCGCGATCGTCGTTTCCCTGTTCCCGCTGGCGGTCGGCCCCGAGTCTCAATTGTTGCAAACCTTGTCTCCGGGACTGGTCTGGGTAGCAGCGCTTTTATCGGTTTTGCTCTCGCTGGACGGGCTTTTCCGCAGTGATTTCGAAGACGGATCGCTTGAACAGTGGGTCCTTTCGTCGCACCCCCTGCCTCTTCTGGTTTTGGCCAAGGTACTGGCACACTGGTCCTTCTCTGGCCTGGCACTGGTTTTGCTCGCGCCATTACTGGCATTGATGCTCGGTTTGCCAACCGCCTGTCTGCCGGTGTTGCTGCTTTCCTTGTTGCTGGGTACACCGGTGCTGAGCCTGCTCGGTGCGGTGGGCGCGGCCCTGACGGTGGGATTGAAGCGCGGTGGCCTGTTGCTGGCGCTGCTGATTCTGCCGTTGTACATCCCGGTGTTGATTCTCGGCAGTGGCGCCTTGCAGGCGGCATTGCAGGGCATGCCGGCGACCGGTTATCTCTTGTGGCTTGGTAGCCTGACCGCCCTGGCGATAACCCTGACACCTTTTGCAATCGCTGCTGGCCTGAAGATCAGCGTCGGCGAATAA
- a CDS encoding heme ABC transporter permease, which produces MNWTWFHKLGSPKWFYGISGKLLPWLSVAALLLISVGVVWGLAFAPPDYQQGNSFRIIYIHVPAAILAQSIYVMLAICGIVGLVWKMKLADVALQCAAPIGAWMTAVALVTGAIWGKPTWGSWWVWDARLTSMLILLFLYFGLIALGNAISNRDSAAKACAVLAIVGVINIPIIKYSVEWWNTLHQGATFTLTEKPAMPVEMWLPLLLTALGFYCFFGAVLLLRMRLEVLKREARASWVKAEVQNSLEVAR; this is translated from the coding sequence ATGAACTGGACCTGGTTTCATAAGCTTGGCTCGCCCAAATGGTTTTACGGCATCAGCGGCAAACTGCTGCCGTGGCTGAGTGTCGCGGCGTTGCTGCTGATCAGCGTTGGTGTCGTGTGGGGCCTGGCTTTTGCGCCGCCGGATTACCAGCAAGGCAACAGCTTTCGCATCATTTATATCCACGTTCCGGCTGCCATCCTGGCCCAGTCCATCTACGTGATGCTGGCGATCTGTGGCATCGTCGGGCTGGTGTGGAAGATGAAACTGGCCGACGTCGCCCTGCAATGCGCCGCGCCCATCGGCGCCTGGATGACCGCCGTGGCGCTGGTTACCGGCGCGATCTGGGGCAAACCGACCTGGGGTTCGTGGTGGGTCTGGGATGCACGACTTACGTCCATGCTTATTCTGCTGTTTCTGTACTTCGGTCTTATTGCGCTGGGCAACGCGATCAGCAATCGTGACAGTGCCGCCAAGGCCTGCGCGGTATTGGCGATTGTCGGCGTGATCAACATCCCGATCATCAAATACTCGGTGGAGTGGTGGAACACGCTGCACCAGGGCGCGACGTTCACCCTCACCGAAAAACCGGCAATGCCCGTCGAGATGTGGCTGCCACTGCTGCTGACGGCGCTGGGGTTCTACTGTTTCTTCGGCGCGGTGTTGCTGCTGCGCATGCGCCTTGAAGTGCTCAAGCGCGAAGCCCGGGCGAGCTGGGTGAAGGCCGAAGTGCAGAACAGTCTGGAGGTCGCTCGATGA
- the ccmD gene encoding heme exporter protein CcmD, which translates to MSFASFGDFLAMGHHGLYVWSAYGISLAVLALNVAAPILARKRYLQQEARRLRRENGK; encoded by the coding sequence ATGAGTTTCGCTTCATTCGGCGACTTTCTCGCCATGGGCCATCACGGCCTGTATGTCTGGTCCGCCTATGGCATCAGCCTGGCGGTGCTGGCCCTCAACGTGGCGGCGCCAATCCTGGCCCGCAAGCGGTATCTGCAACAAGAGGCGCGTCGTCTGCGCCGGGAGAACGGCAAGTGA
- the ccmE gene encoding cytochrome c maturation protein CcmE → MNPLRKKRLIIILAILVGVGAAVGLALSALQQNINLFYTPTQIANGEAPQDTRIRAGGMVEKGSLQRSGDSLDVKFVVTDFSKSVTITYRGILPDLFREGQGIVALGKLNADGVVVADEVLAKHDEKYMPPEVTKALKDSGQSAPTPAKEG, encoded by the coding sequence GTGAATCCGCTGCGCAAAAAGCGTCTTATCATCATTCTCGCGATCCTGGTCGGTGTCGGCGCTGCCGTCGGCCTGGCCCTGAGCGCCCTCCAGCAAAACATCAATCTGTTTTACACCCCGACCCAGATCGCCAACGGCGAAGCCCCGCAAGACACGCGCATCCGCGCTGGCGGCATGGTCGAAAAAGGTTCGCTGCAACGTTCCGGCGATTCGCTGGACGTGAAATTCGTCGTCACTGACTTCAGTAAATCCGTGACCATCACTTATCGCGGCATCCTTCCGGACCTGTTCCGCGAAGGGCAGGGCATCGTTGCCCTGGGCAAGCTCAACGCCGACGGCGTGGTGGTGGCCGACGAAGTGCTGGCCAAGCACGATGAAAAGTACATGCCGCCGGAAGTGACCAAGGCTTTGAAAGACAGTGGTCAATCTGCTCCAACGCCCGCGAAGGAGGGTTGA
- a CDS encoding heme lyase CcmF/NrfE family subunit, whose amino-acid sequence MMSGLFIPELGHLAMILALCFALVQAVVPLFGAWRGDRLWMSLAQPAAWGQFAFLLFAFGCLTYAFMADDFSVAYVASNSNSALPWYYKFSAVWGAHEGSLLLWALILGGWTFAVSVFSRQLPQVMLARVLAVMGMISTGFLLFLILTSNPFARILPQIPTDGRDLNPLLQDIGLIVHPPMLYMGYVGFSVAFAFAIAALLGGRLDAAWARWSRPWTIVAWAFLGIGITLGSWWAYYELGWGGWWFWDPVENASFMPWLVGTALIHSLAVTEKRGVFKSWTVLLAIAAFSLSLLGTFLVRSGVLTSVHAFASDPERGVFILIFLLFVVGGSLTLFALRAPVVKSHVGFNLWSRETLLLGNNLVLVVAASMILLGTLYPLILDAMTGAKLSVGPPYFNALFIPLMALLMVVMAVGMLVRWKDTPVKWLMSMLTPVLLGSAALAVVAGVAYGDFNWAVIATFMLAAWVLLAGVRDIFDKTRHKGLIKGLPTLTRSYWGMQVAHLGIAVCALGVVLSSQNSAERDLRLAPGESMDLGGYQFVFEGAKHFEGPNFTSDKGTVRVIRNGKEISVLHPEKRLYTVQNSVMTEAGIDAGFTRDLYVALGEPLGDGAWAVRVHVKPFVRWIWFGGLLTGLGGLLAALDRRYRVKVNSRVREALGMTGATA is encoded by the coding sequence ATGATGTCCGGACTGTTTATTCCTGAACTCGGCCACCTGGCCATGATTCTGGCGCTGTGTTTCGCGCTGGTTCAGGCCGTGGTGCCGTTGTTCGGTGCCTGGCGTGGTGATCGCTTGTGGATGAGCCTGGCCCAGCCGGCCGCCTGGGGGCAATTCGCGTTTCTGTTGTTCGCCTTCGGTTGCCTGACCTACGCCTTCATGGCCGACGATTTCTCCGTCGCCTACGTTGCCAGCAACTCCAACAGTGCCTTGCCGTGGTACTACAAGTTCAGCGCTGTGTGGGGCGCGCACGAAGGATCGTTGCTGCTGTGGGCGTTGATCCTCGGCGGCTGGACCTTCGCGGTGTCGGTGTTCTCCCGGCAGTTGCCGCAAGTGATGCTGGCTCGCGTGCTGGCGGTGATGGGCATGATCAGCACCGGTTTCCTGCTGTTCCTGATCCTCACCTCGAACCCTTTCGCCCGCATCCTTCCGCAGATTCCCACGGACGGTCGCGATCTCAACCCACTGCTGCAAGACATCGGCCTGATCGTTCACCCGCCGATGCTGTACATGGGTTATGTCGGTTTCTCCGTGGCCTTCGCTTTCGCCATCGCTGCACTGCTGGGCGGTCGGCTTGATGCGGCATGGGCTCGCTGGTCCCGTCCGTGGACCATCGTCGCCTGGGCCTTCCTCGGTATCGGTATCACTCTCGGTTCATGGTGGGCGTACTACGAACTCGGCTGGGGCGGCTGGTGGTTCTGGGACCCGGTGGAAAACGCCTCCTTCATGCCATGGCTGGTGGGTACGGCGCTGATTCACTCGTTGGCGGTCACGGAAAAACGTGGCGTGTTCAAGAGCTGGACCGTGTTGCTGGCCATCGCTGCCTTCTCGTTGAGCCTGCTGGGGACCTTCCTGGTGCGTTCCGGCGTGCTGACCTCGGTTCACGCCTTTGCGTCCGACCCCGAGCGCGGCGTGTTCATCCTGATCTTCCTGCTGTTTGTGGTCGGTGGTTCGCTGACGTTGTTTGCCCTGCGCGCTCCGGTGGTGAAGAGCCACGTTGGCTTCAACCTCTGGTCCCGGGAAACCCTGCTGCTGGGTAACAACCTGGTGCTGGTGGTGGCGGCCTCGATGATCCTGCTGGGCACGTTGTATCCGCTGATCCTCGATGCAATGACGGGCGCCAAGCTGTCGGTCGGCCCGCCGTACTTCAACGCACTGTTCATTCCGTTGATGGCCTTGCTGATGGTGGTGATGGCGGTGGGCATGTTGGTGCGCTGGAAAGACACCCCGGTCAAATGGCTGATGAGCATGCTGACCCCGGTGTTGCTCGGCAGCGCCGCGCTGGCCGTGGTCGCCGGTGTCGCTTATGGCGATTTCAACTGGGCAGTGATTGCGACGTTCATGCTCGCTGCCTGGGTATTGCTGGCCGGTGTGCGTGACATCTTCGACAAGACTCGCCACAAAGGCCTGATCAAAGGCCTGCCGACCCTGACCCGCAGTTATTGGGGCATGCAGGTCGCCCACCTCGGCATCGCCGTGTGTGCCCTTGGCGTCGTGCTGTCGAGCCAGAACAGTGCCGAGCGCGACCTGCGTCTGGCGCCGGGTGAGTCCATGGACCTGGGCGGTTACCAGTTCGTATTCGAAGGCGCCAAGCATTTCGAAGGCCCGAACTTCACCTCCGACAAAGGCACCGTTCGGGTGATCCGCAACGGCAAGGAAATCAGCGTGCTACACCCGGAAAAACGCCTCTACACCGTGCAGAACTCGGTGATGACCGAAGCCGGGATCGACGCCGGTTTCACCCGCGACCTCTACGTTGCACTCGGCGAGCCGTTGGGCGATGGCGCCTGGGCTGTGCGCGTTCACGTCAAACCGTTCGTGCGCTGGATCTGGTTCGGTGGTTTGCTCACCGGTTTGGGCGGGTTGCTCGCGGCATTGGATCGCCGTTACCGGGTCAAGGTGAACAGCCGTGTGCGTGAAGCGCTGGGCATGACGGGAGCCACGGCATGA
- a CDS encoding DsbE family thiol:disulfide interchange protein, translated as MRRWLMLLPLAIFLLVAVFLYRGLFLNPAELPSAMINKPFPEFSLPAVQGDKTLTRDDILGKPALVNVWGTWCISCRVEHPVLNKLAEKGVVIYGINYKDINADALKWLAEFHNPYQLDIRDDEGTLGLNLGVYGAPETFFIDAKGIIRDKFVGVIDEQVWREKLAAKYQALVDEAKP; from the coding sequence ATGAGACGTTGGTTGATGCTGTTGCCCCTGGCGATTTTCCTGCTGGTGGCGGTTTTCCTTTATCGCGGTCTGTTCCTGAACCCGGCCGAGTTGCCCTCGGCGATGATCAACAAGCCGTTCCCGGAGTTTTCCCTGCCGGCGGTGCAGGGCGACAAAACCCTGACCCGGGACGATATTTTGGGTAAACCAGCGTTGGTTAACGTCTGGGGCACCTGGTGCATTTCCTGCCGGGTCGAGCATCCGGTGCTGAACAAACTGGCCGAGAAAGGCGTGGTGATCTACGGCATCAACTACAAGGACATCAACGCTGACGCCTTGAAGTGGCTGGCGGAATTCCACAATCCGTACCAGTTGGACATCCGTGACGACGAAGGCACTTTGGGTTTGAACCTCGGCGTTTATGGCGCCCCGGAAACTTTCTTCATCGACGCCAAGGGCATCATCCGCGACAAGTTCGTTGGCGTGATCGACGAACAGGTCTGGCGTGAAAAACTGGCGGCCAAGTATCAGGCGCTGGTTGATGAGGCCAAGCCATGA
- a CDS encoding cytochrome c-type biogenesis protein, whose translation MKRWIAAALLGLSMAGVAHAAIDTYEFAKEGDRERFRELTKELRCPKCQNQDIADSNAPIAADLRKEIFRMLGEGKDNQQIIDFMVDRYGDFVRYKPALNAKTAVLWFGPAGLLLGGFVIIAVIVRRRRVQRVDTKDELSAEERERLDHLLDKTKND comes from the coding sequence ATGAAGCGCTGGATAGCCGCCGCGTTATTGGGTTTGAGCATGGCCGGCGTGGCACACGCAGCCATCGACACTTACGAATTCGCCAAAGAAGGTGATCGCGAGCGTTTTCGCGAGCTGACCAAAGAGCTGCGTTGCCCCAAGTGCCAGAATCAGGACATTGCCGATTCCAACGCACCGATCGCCGCCGACCTGCGCAAAGAGATTTTTCGCATGCTCGGCGAGGGCAAGGACAACCAGCAGATCATCGACTTCATGGTCGACCGCTACGGTGATTTCGTCCGTTACAAGCCTGCTCTGAACGCCAAGACTGCTGTGCTCTGGTTCGGCCCTGCCGGCCTGCTGCTGGGCGGTTTTGTGATCATCGCCGTGATCGTCCGGCGTCGTCGCGTGCAACGCGTTGACACCAAGGATGAGCTCTCTGCCGAGGAGCGTGAGCGCCTCGACCACCTGTTGGATAAAACCAAGAATGATTGA